The following are encoded in a window of Deinococcus depolymerans genomic DNA:
- a CDS encoding ParA family protein, protein MKVLTFFNHVGGALKSSLTREVGFCLAARGYRVLMIDLDPQANLSAWAGISTDDLARTVHDTAVDDAPLPSPFPTHGVDLIPSNVLLSLVEGRMLGTVGSQMNLRSHLHDEMKDRYDVVLIDSPPSLGQLAVLGAIAADHLIVPVPTEEKGVLGLKGLTQMLPAYRKLNPGLSVALYVPTRYDKRNLHDREMLAFYEQNLRPLASPVPLRAVWKDAQLARQPLSLYDARSEANAHAARVTDEILQAVGLTVEAAHGAR, encoded by the coding sequence ATGAAGGTACTGACATTCTTCAACCACGTCGGCGGGGCCCTGAAAAGCAGCCTGACGCGTGAGGTGGGCTTCTGCCTGGCGGCGCGTGGCTATCGGGTGCTGATGATCGACCTGGATCCCCAGGCGAACCTGTCCGCCTGGGCCGGTATCTCAACGGACGATCTCGCCCGGACGGTGCACGATACGGCCGTGGACGACGCGCCTCTCCCCTCTCCTTTTCCCACGCACGGCGTGGACCTGATTCCGAGCAACGTGCTGCTCTCCCTGGTGGAGGGCCGGATGCTCGGAACCGTCGGCTCACAGATGAACCTGCGTTCTCACCTGCATGACGAAATGAAAGACCGGTACGACGTGGTGCTGATCGACTCGCCGCCCAGCCTGGGACAACTCGCGGTCCTGGGTGCGATCGCCGCCGATCACCTGATCGTGCCGGTCCCCACAGAGGAGAAAGGCGTCCTCGGTCTCAAGGGCCTCACGCAGATGCTCCCCGCCTACCGCAAGCTCAACCCGGGTCTGAGCGTGGCCCTGTACGTCCCCACCCGCTACGACAAGCGCAACCTCCACGACCGCGAGATGCTGGCTTTCTACGAGCAGAACCTGCGGCCCTTGGCCTCCCCTGTTCCTCTGCGGGCGGTGTGGAAGGACGCGCAGCTCGCCCGGCAGCCGCTGAGCCTCTACGACGCGCGCAGCGAGGCCAACGCCCACGCTGCGCGCGTGACGGACGAGATCCTGCAGGCAGTCGGCCTGACCGTGGAGGCGGCACATGGCGCGCGCTAA
- a CDS encoding ParB/RepB/Spo0J family partition protein, whose amino-acid sequence MARAKRPTLSDSLAELVGEASTVAAPATAGERVTDVARNLIDPNPYQPRRHFDPQALEQLAVSIHTHGVLQPLLVRPVPGGRYQIVGGERRWRAIGLLTEPQRPLIVDGQPLPARTELERVPVVIRDVADADMRILAAVENLQRTDLNIIDEVDATIALIAATLGLSEEDVPATLARLVRTPGEQGAQLDALFAQLGRGTWGSFFKNKLRIRRLPEDVLSVMRQDGLDYRKATLIGAQPDAERRAALLNLARGGASLEQLSQAAKRGAPGDDAAPQTPDLSRLVGRRLTSASAISALSAARRKRLERLLAQMNDLFEEQEKDTPDRRPKGR is encoded by the coding sequence ATGGCGCGCGCTAAGCGGCCCACACTGAGCGACTCGCTCGCCGAACTGGTAGGAGAGGCCTCAACCGTCGCCGCACCCGCCACGGCCGGTGAGCGCGTCACCGACGTCGCGCGGAACCTGATCGATCCCAACCCGTACCAGCCTCGCCGGCACTTCGATCCGCAGGCCCTCGAGCAGCTCGCGGTCTCGATCCACACGCACGGCGTGCTGCAACCGTTGCTGGTGCGGCCCGTACCCGGCGGCCGATACCAGATCGTCGGCGGCGAGCGCCGCTGGCGGGCCATCGGGCTGCTCACCGAACCCCAGCGCCCGCTGATCGTGGACGGCCAACCGCTTCCAGCCCGCACCGAGCTCGAGCGGGTACCCGTGGTGATCCGGGACGTGGCGGACGCCGACATGCGGATTCTCGCAGCGGTGGAGAACCTGCAGCGCACGGACCTGAACATCATCGACGAGGTGGACGCGACCATCGCCCTGATCGCCGCGACCCTCGGCTTAAGTGAGGAGGACGTCCCGGCGACCCTCGCCCGACTCGTGCGCACGCCGGGTGAACAGGGTGCGCAGCTCGACGCGCTCTTCGCGCAGCTCGGCCGGGGCACCTGGGGTAGCTTTTTCAAGAACAAGCTGCGCATCCGCCGACTCCCCGAGGACGTCCTCAGCGTCATGCGCCAGGACGGACTCGATTACCGCAAGGCGACCCTGATCGGCGCGCAGCCGGACGCAGAGCGCCGGGCGGCTCTACTCAACCTGGCCCGCGGCGGGGCCTCCCTGGAGCAGCTCAGCCAGGCGGCGAAGCGCGGCGCGCCGGGCGACGACGCGGCCCCACAGACGCCGGACCTGAGCCGCCTCGTGGGGCGCAGGCTGACCAGTGCCTCAGCGATCTCAGCCCTCTCGGCGGCGCGCCGCAAACGTCTCGAGCGGCTGCTCGCCCAGATGAACGACCTGTTCGAGGAACAGGAAAAGGACACGCCCGACCGGCGACCCAAAGGCCGCTGA